Within the Prevotella scopos JCM 17725 genome, the region AAGGAGTTTAGGAGTGAAAGGGAGTTAAGACAATACTATCTGTTATTGTGATGTATGACTGTTAATCGTCTAATAAATTACATCTATAAAAGTATTGTCTTAACTCCCTTTCACTCCTTAACTCCTTTAACCCTCAAATAATCCAACATGAACCGAACTGATTTTGAGATAGAGATATGTGCTAATAGCGTTGAAAGCTGCATAGAAGCACAGAAAGGTGGAGCTAATCGTGTAGAACTCTGCATGGGTATTCCCGAAGGTGGCACCACTCCTTCGTATGGTGAGATAAAGATGGCGAGAGAAGTGTTGACTGATACACGTCTACATGTTATCATCCGCAATCGTGGGGGCAACTTCCTTTATACTGAACAAGAGCTTCAGCGCATGGCTATGGATATTGATCTTTGTCGTGAGTTAGGTGTAGATGGTGTTGTCTTTGGCTGCCTTACAGCTGAAGGAGACATTGACATGAAATCCAATGAATATCTGATGTCTCACGCAAAAGGAATGAGTGTTACCTTCCATCGTGCTTTCGACCGTTGCCGTGAACCTGAGAAAGCATTGGAACAGCTCATCTCTCTTGGTTTTGATAGAGTACTGACTTCTGGACAGCAACCCACTGCTGAGGAGGGTATTCCCCTACTCCAGCGATTAAACCAGTTGGCAAATGGTCGTATAAAAATCATGCCGGGTTG harbors:
- a CDS encoding copper homeostasis protein CutC, which encodes MNRTDFEIEICANSVESCIEAQKGGANRVELCMGIPEGGTTPSYGEIKMAREVLTDTRLHVIIRNRGGNFLYTEQELQRMAMDIDLCRELGVDGVVFGCLTAEGDIDMKSNEYLMSHAKGMSVTFHRAFDRCREPEKALEQLISLGFDRVLTSGQQPTAEEGIPLLQRLNQLANGRIKIMPGCGVNEKNIARIRQETAVPAFHFSAREPQTSRMTYSNPSVYMGAEGTDEDTIMLTTERRVRNTIDALMGKRRDREDY